One Aegilops tauschii subsp. strangulata cultivar AL8/78 chromosome 2, Aet v6.0, whole genome shotgun sequence genomic window, GCTCATTTATTATAGCCAATTTCCCTCAATATTTTTCCCAATTTTCTGTTCAGTGGAGATCaatgtgaaggaagtaccatttttaTTTATTCAAATGGCATGAAAATTTTCAAGTGCCTTCATATGCCCAAATTATCATCTTCCTCCAAATTTTAGATCAATTCATTCATTCATTTGAGTCCAGCTTCAACATTCTTATTTCTGTctagtgtggtactttgcaaagcaagtgacACCTAGGCTCCTCTATTTGAGCTGCAAATTTTCTAAGAAAGTTTCcttagtagatgatcatcctcGGCCAAACCTTAGGCACATTGGCCATGTGCATTTTCCCTATCattaatcaaacacttggctgctaattcatgtttaAGCTTAGTTCAGTCTCCTCGTGAGATTCTTCTATTGCCTTCTTCGTCATAACACCTACCGGGGGAGTTCCCAACCCagtagacatgcctaggccgtcCAGAACGCATGGCGAAGCCACGGTCACGCAGTGACCACATGGCGGGCATGtgagtttacgcgctctagagttggggcccttGGCCACCATCCAAACCTCGACGTAttgccaccaaaccatgtatttccGATTAAATAAATACTTATgcacctataaatgatttttggcaaaaataaagagcaaactataaggcaactgtagttgaaatttgacccgcttcctactggatcggcggaaatttgtctttctCACCAGAGGTGCATAAAAACTTTTGACAACCAACCATATTGTCACTTGTACATTAAATATGATCTAATATATTATAAAAATGACCTGGTCccattttgcaacaaatatatggtaggtcgttcacaaaaaaactcattttgggcactcaaaaaatagaaatgaatttttcgtccaaCGAAAATGAAAACTTtcttaggaaacattgtttgaaatttcaatatgcacccttgtgcgcaatatgagatcatttgaacaaactatgccatgaatgtggccatgagattgatcatttggcttgaaagccatgcatcttcacacatgatagatCATTTCTGAAAACACTTTTTTAAATAATTAccatattacaagtttattatttttcctggtaacttgatcacatataatgacacaaagcgaaggttttccaatttgttgattttttttttaatttttcatgcccgtttcaaaatgcggtcaaaacggcagACATGACCGTTCCTAGATAGTGGTTGAATATTTAAATACTTTTGGTGTTTATCttattaaatagatacttatgtgcCTAGAAATATTTTTTgtaaaaaataaagagcaaactatgaggcagttacagttcaaatttgacccgtttcctactgaatcggcagaaatttatctttttcacgagaggtggatcaaaacttttgacacccaatcATTTGGTCAATTGTGAATTAAATATGGCCtggtattttagaaaattgatttggtataATTTTGCAACAaaatatggtaggtccttcacaaaaaaactcattttgggcaatCGAAAAAATGAAAAATTGATTTTCCGTCCAAAGAAACTGAAAACTCACTTAGGCAACActgtttgccattccaagatgcacccttgtgcataaTATGTCGCCATAAGATTTATattttggcttgaaagccatgaatcttcacacatgatggCTCATTTATGAGAATATTTTTTTTaagaattgccgtattacaagtttattaattttcctggtaacttgatcacatataatgacacaatgcgaaggttttctaaTTTTTTAATTTTGTTTTTAATTTTTCATGCCCATTTCAATATCTgatcaaaacggcgggcatgaccgttcctagctagtggttgaatattggaaattttttgatgtttctctgattaaatagatacttatgtacctagaaataatatttggaaaaaataaagagcaaactatgaggcagctacatTCCAAGAAAGTGAGAGTCAGTTAGTTTGGTAAGGAGAACTTCGATTCTCGTGTACTACAATATACTATGGGAGCCCCTGGAACTCATTCGAATGAGATGTAAAATGGTCTCAGTCGGATGACGTATTGATGACGTTGGTTGTTGTCCCAGCCCGTTCCTCTGGCAGACCGAACTAGGCTTATTTCTTTGTCTACCGCAGAAAACAGATAAAAAGCTCAATTGGCTTGTTCCATTTTCGTTTGTCAGTTATGGGTTGTCTGTTTTGGGTTGTGGGCCCTTTTGGTTTGTGGGCCTCTTTGTGAAAATGTTATTCAACAAAACAAAAGAGAGGAAAAAAAAGACAAGGGCCCGGTGTATAGACAAGAGAAAAGTTGTTCTGCTTTTCTCCCTCGCCCTTCCTCCCAGCTAATCTCACATGTCCCTAGGGTAACCTTGGTTGAACTACACCAGACCCAGGCTCACTGAGCACAGAACACACACAGATACGATCTCCCCCTAGAGGTGAATTTGAGCTTTTGGTCCCAGTTGATTACCAAAAAAATGTTTCAGACAACTAACGAAAAGAATGATAGTGACCAAATGTTTCAGGATTCAAAAGCTTGTACGAGACAAAGGGCATGAGCACAAAACATTCAAACTGACTAAAAACATTTCCAAAAATCCCACTCACTGGCCCCATTATCGCCTCAGTGCTTTGTTTGTGATTGTCATTTTCTCATCCAGCTAGGTTGTTTTTGAAATAGCACATGACCCTAATTAATCATTTCAGGATTGAGCCTCGATCCAAAAGGAACAGTTGGCATAGGCATGCAAACTAACAACTAGCAACCATCCGTGTCACCATCCAACAAAACTACTCATTGTCGTGCCGAAAATGTCATCGCCTCCAATCAGTGCAGCTGAGTGTCCcactatttgaaaaaaaatcattgcATTTATACCTGGGGTTATATTCGTGCTTCATACTAGCAAGCCATGTAAAAATCGGAATGTTTGACTAAAACCAATTTGATTGCACCAATTGCGTGAGTGTTGTGACAGTTGCAGTTGCGACACCCTCCTTCCGACCTCCTGTTGTGGTGACATTTATGTCTTGCAGTTGCGCTATGGTGCGCTGAGTTGCAGTTTCGCTCGGATTGGGGCGGTTGTAACTACAACAAAAAAATGTGAAAAAGATTTCACCGGTGCCGACAACCCCACGCCTTGACCCCCCAGTTGCGGTCACGTTATACGTCTTGCGGCTGTGCTTGGGTGTGCTAAGTTGTAGTTGGGCTCGGGTTGGGGCGGTTGCAACTacaacaaaaataaataaataaaatgacCTCACCTATGGCGACAACCCCACCCCTCGACCCCCCGGTTGCTGTCACATTATACGTCTTGCGGTTGCGCTTGGGTGTGCTGAGTTGTAGTTGCGCTCAGGTTGGGGCGGTTGCAAGTacaacaaaaagaaaaagaaagactTCACCACCGCCGACAACCCTCCCCAGACCTTGCGGTTACGGTCACATTATACATCTTGCGGTTGCGCCTAGGTGTGTTGAGAAGCAACTGTGCTCGGGTTGGGGCGGTTACAACTACGACAACAACAAAAAAGACTTCACCGGCGCTGACAACCGCCCCCAGCCCCTGGTTGCGGTCACATTATACGTCTTGCAGTTGCGCTTGGGTATGCTGACTTGCAGTTGCGCTTGAGGTGGGGCGGTTGCAACTAcatcaaaaaaattgaaaaagaCTTCGGCAGCACTAACACCCTCCCTCCGACCCCCGGTTGCTGTCATATTTAGGTCTTGCGGTTGCGCTGTGATGTGTTGAGTTGCAGTTGCGCTCGGGTTGGGGCGGTTGCAACCACAACAAAAAAAACTAAATTTTTTAAAAAGAAAGAGTTCGCCGGCGCCGACAACCCCACTCGTGGACCCCCTGGTTGCGGTCACAATATATATCTTGCGGTTGCGTTTGGTTCTGCTGAGTTGCAGTTGCACTCGGGTTGGAGCGGCTGCAActacaaaaaaatgaaaaagaagACTTCCCCGGCGCCGACAACCCCACCCCATGACCCCCGGTTGCTGTCACATTATACGTCTTGCAGTTGCGCTTGGGTGTGCTGAGTTGCAGTTGTGCTCGGGTTGGGGCAGTTGCAAGtacaaaaaaaatatgaaaaagacTTTGTCGTCGTTGACACCCTCCCTTTGACCCCTAGTTACAGTCACATTTATGTCTTGCGGTTGCGCTATGGTGTGCTGAGTTGTAGTTTCGCTCGGGTTGGGGCGGTTGCAACTACAacaaaaaaataaacaaaaaaatgaaaatgACTTCGCCAGCACTGACAACCCCACACCTCGACCCCCTGGTTGCGGTCGCATTGTACGTCTTGCGATTGCTCTTGGTTCTGCTGAGTTGCAGTTACGCTCGGGTTGGGGCGGTTGCAACTATaacaagaaaaacaaaaaataatgAAAAAGACTTCGTCGGCGCTGACAACTCCATGCCTCCACCCCTAGTTGCGGTCACATTACACATCTTGTGGTTACGCTTGGATGTGATGAGTTGCAGTTCTGCTCGGGTTGGTGTGGTTGCAACTacaacaaaaaaatgaaaaagacTTCGTCGGCGCTATGGTGTGCGGTCACATTTATGTCTTGTGGTTGCGCTATGGTGCGCTGAGTTGTAGTTGCGCTCAGGTTGGGGCGGTTGCAACTAcaacaaaaaaaaaaaaaacttcgTTGGCGCTGACAACCCCACGCCTCGACCCCCCCCCCCGATTGCGGTCACATTATACGTCTTGCGTCTGCACTTGGGTGTGCTGAGTTACAGTTGCACTCGGGTGGGGCGGTTGCAACTACAACAAAAAAGTTCAAAACACTTTTTTAAAAAATTCACCGACGCCGACAACCCTTCCCTCGACCCCAAGTTGTGGTCACATTATACGTCTCGCGGTTGCGCTTGGGTGTGCTAAGTTGCAGTTGCGCTCGGTTCGGGGCAGTTGTAATTACAACAAAAAGGAAAGAAAGACTTCACCAGCGCAGACAACCCTCCCCCAACCCCCCCGGTTGTGGTCACATTATACGTCTTGCGGTTGTGCTTACGTGTGCTGAGTTGCAGCTGTGCTCGGGTTGGGGCGGTTGCAACAATAACAACAACGAAAAAGACTTCGTCGACAccaacaaccctccccctgaccCCTAGTTGCGGTCATATTATACGTCTTGCGGCTGCGCTTGGATATGCTGAGTTGCAGTTGCGCTCGGGGTGGGGTGGTTGCAACTACAAAAAATATATAATGAAAAAGACTTCGCCGGCGGTGACACCCTCCCTCCGATCCCGGTTGCAGTCACATTATAAGTCTTGCGGTTGCGCTTGGGTGTGCTGAGTTGTAGTTGCACTCGGGTTCGATCAGTTTCAAATACAAAAAATAAATCAAAAGACTTCGCCAGCGCTGACACCCTCCCTCTGACCCCCCGATATTTAGGTCTTGCGGTTGCGCTACGGTGTGCTGAGTTGCAGTTGCGCCCAGATTTGGGGCGGTTGCAACTACAACAAAATAAATTGAGAAGAAAGACTTCGCCGACATACACACACAACCtcaacatttttttgaaaataactaaaaaaatctatatataatGAAAAAGTACAAACAATGAAACTTTACCTGAAACTAGTTGGACTGTAGAAAGGTTGTGTGTGTAATATGTCTTTTCCAAATTGTGCATAGTTTGGTTGTATGTGTAGTTACACGCGGAGGACAAAATATATGAGTAAATAGTAACAGATTTAAAAACAAACAAAGAAAATGAAATGATTAAAAAGTTGGGCCATTTCGTGTCACTACTCTTTCCCACTTTCTATCAAAAAGAAGAAAtcaaaaaatcataaaaaagaaaaacattgtattcagaaagaaaaaaacaacCTGGACGCAGCTGTAGTTGCAGTCAGACTACAATGTTTGCAGTTGCATCTTTAGTGGTGGACATACAACTGGCCCAACAAACTCCTTCCGACCCTAGTTTCAATCGGATTACAACATATAAAGTTGCATGTCTAGTAGTAGACATGTAACTGCAACTGGTAAAACAACTATTAAAAATTGTACTAAAAAATCTACAGCAATAACTTTACATAAAAAGAACTACTAAAATTTGTATATGTTCATAATGAAAAATTATCTCTTAGAAAAAAGAAACAACCGCTGCTGAAGACAAGAACGGAGGGATAAAAATGCGACAATGATGCTTGGTGGCATCGAACAGGGAAACAAGCATAGCTTCTCAATATAAAAAGAAATAAAGCCACCTAAAAAGGCTGCTCCAGGCGCTCCCTACATGGGCCACGGGCCTGCACTGCTCATACGACGACACGAACAACCGGTTCGCTCATCTCGCACGAATAAGGCCAACTCCACCACGCGACCCATCCCGTTCGGCCCCGTTCGTTTGGGGTAAAAGGGACAAACCGGTCGGCCCAGCGCGTGACGGTCCGGACCCATCCTGTCCGTTTTGTGTCCGGACTGACCCATTTCAAGCGCAAACATGCGTCGGGTTTGGGTCGCGGCGGACAGCAAACGGACGAGCGCTCGTCCGTGTCGGGGCCGCGTGGCAGGCGGCCACCTACCTCCCACCCGCCAATATCAATGCGCACGTGCGGCCGGGCCCGCCTGTCATCCGCCCAGGGAAAGGTCGCGGTCCTTCTGAAATGCGGAAGCCGTGGACCGGTCGTCGTCCACACTCCCCACTCCACCCCGCGGCCTCCTCGAAACCCAACACTCCCAAACCCTAGCCTCGAATTCGCCGGTCGGCCGCCTCGCAGCCATGGGCGGCCTGTGGAACTACGATCGCAAGGGGAAGCACGACCGCGAGGCTGGCTCCTCGTCGGGACGCCGCCGTGGCTCCGTGAAAAAGGAGGCCGTATCGCCCCCGCGCCGGGCCCCCGCGCCTGCCCCCTTCACCATCGCCCCTAGGCCCGCCGGCGAGTGCGACCGGTAGTACCTCAGCGCCGATGTGTGCCGGCGCTACTGGGAGACGAGGCCGCGGGTCCCGTGGAGTGACGTCCACCTCCCCAACAATTAGCACCTCTCCGCCGACCGGGTCCCGATCCCGCCGGTGCCGAAGAGCGGCCGTGCGCGCCGTGATGAGAtcaagcgccgccgccgcctcctctccgaCGACCTCTACTTCGACGATAGGTATGCCCCCGATTCCGGCCTCTGGGACACGTGGCTCCAAGACGAGCACGACACGCGGCGCGCGTCCTACTTCGTCGGCACGGTGTCGGGGCCGCGGCGGCCACATCGGAGGTGCGCGGGCGTACACGGGTGCGCGGCCTCACGCACACGCCGTCGCCTTCCCCGTCTCCgtcaccacctccacctcctcgcATGACAGCGGAGGAGGAGGCCCGGCTCATGCAGCGTCTCATGGAGGACTCCATGAACACGCATGATGAGCGCCAATGGCCGGGCCTAGAGGAGACGATGGCCCTCTCTGGGTCCGACGACGTCGCCATCCCCGAGCTGGATATGGTATCGGCGGAGGAGGCGATGGAGGACGTGCCGGTGGCCGCGTTCCACCCGGATCAGGTGGGCCAGCAGTGGAGCTGGTCGTGCACGGCTCCGGAGATGGCCAACGCCGTGGGGGGCGTGAACTGGTGCCCAACGCTGCCGCGGTCACCGGAGCGGGAGGCCTCGCCACGGGAGGAGGTGGTGCAGGAACCTCCGGCCTTCCAGCCCGCCCCCGTGTACCACGCGCCGCCGTCCCACCTTTGGACACCGCCGGCCTACGTCGACCTCGTCAGCGCGAACGACGACACCGGCGGCCACGGCATCGACGGGCGCGGCAGGAGTGCACGGGCGgcgttttttattttgtttttatgttAATTATGGCACTGGGCCGCTAAGTGAACTGTGAAACTGGGCCGTTTTGTGGCCGTGACCCTAACTAATGTTTTATGTTTTTTTAACTgcgtttatttactttttttagtCATTTTATTTACGTTTTTCCGTTTTTTAATCACGTCCAACGCGGACATGATTTGGGGTGTGGCCGCGCGGTGGGCACTCGCACGGCCCAATGGACAGAAGCGGACATGGGCGAACCCATTGCCGCCCCCAGAGGGACAAAATCCGGCCAAACCGGatgtccgtttggggtcgtgcgctGGAGTTGGCCTAACCGCGCTTTTAATCCATAAAGTGAATGAGATCAAATTAAATTTCAGCTTGCAGAGTTTTAGCAATCGCCATATACTATAACCTCTTTATTGATTTGTGATTCATGAATGAATTTTTGTAGAACCGCGCAATGACCCTCAAATTAATTCTTACATCCTAGATGGGAGAAGATCCAGGGAGTAGCAAATCTTGTTGAACGCGGTGACATGATCCTCCGCGATGGCCATGAAGAGGTCGACGCTGCCCTTGGCGCTGCGCGACGGCACGAAGACCATCAGCCCCTCGACCGGCAACCCCGGCGGCAGGAACGCCGAAGGCTGTCCGGTTCCAAAGTCGAGCTGATGGAACCTAAACCCCAGCCAGCTTTCCGCCTCTATGTCCGGACAGAGCATGGCCCCGAAACTTGACGTCGCCGCGAGCTGCTCTCCGTTGGCGTCCGCCACACCGCCGAAGTCCACATACGACTGGATGTACTCGTCGTCGATGCGCGCCACGGCGTCGCGGATGGCACCTACCACGCAGCCGTAGCTCAATCCCAGCACGTCCCGGACCTGAAGCCTGGGGAACGCCCAGAGCACCATGTTCCCGAAGAAGTCCATTGGCACGGGTGGGCTGGCCCTGCCCCTGCAGTTCACGCCCACCCTCACCTGCGTGAACTCCTGAGGGTTCAGACCGCGCGCTGACGTGATCTTCTTCCACACGTGCGCCAGCAGGCACTGGAACGTGCTGCAAGGTGCATCAACGCGGGACTTGAGCTCAGCGATGAACTCTACAGGGAAGTGCACGGCGATGTTCTTGATCTTGTCCATGGGTACAAGGGCATGGGACTGGCTAATGGAGCTGCCTCTGAACTCGATGGACCGGTGGTCAAACACCGGCTTCGGCGTGCTGCGAGGCACGGCGGTGGCCGCACGGTCTAGGAAAGGGGACGGCACGCTGAAGCCCTTGCCCTCGCGCACCGCGGTCGCCCACGCGGCGTAGAATGTGCTCGCTGCCATGCCGTCGGCGATGTGGTGGTGGCATATGACGCCGAGCAGGAGGCCGCCACACCTGTACCGGCTGAGCTTCACCTGCAGCAGCGCCGCTCCAACGCTCTCCTGTACTCATTAAAAAACACATCATTAAAATAAAACctctgcatgcatgcatgcacgcatgaATATACTGGAGTACTACATACGCAGTACGTGAATGCGACCGACGTGATATATAGTACCTCGGGCACTGTAGGGTAAAAGCCGGCGACGTCCGTGGTCATGCCGCCGGTTGCGAGCACGTCTGCCAAGTCGGCCGGGACATCGGCCTCTATGACAAGCACGCCCTCGTTGTTGAGGTGCAGGAAGCGCCGGCCGTGGCCGTCGACGGCGAAGCGCCCTAGCAGGTGAGGGTAGAGCGCGATGGCCCGGAGGAGGCCCTCCTTGAGCGCCTCGTTGGACGGCGCCGGGGCGAGGTAGGCGAGCACCATGGGGACGTACGTGTCGATGGCTGCGCGGTCGAAGATGGTCAGCTGGACCTTGTCGCCTGCCAGAGGGTGCGGCACGCGGTACACCGGCCTCAGCATCGTGCTCTGCTGCTGCTGGTTTCTTTCTGCGTACGTACGCGTGCACAAGGTCGATCTATATTACATGGTTTTAAATAGCGTGCTATAGCGGAAGTGTTTAGAAGAGGTCCTGCGCTCTAAGGCTTTTCGTCTAAAGTCTAAACACATGAGGAATAAGAATAGTCTTTGGTGAGAGAGATGGCCGGTCCCAATGCAATGCTCCTAGTCAGCCGTCTCTTAGCCGCCCTTTACTATTCTTGGCCTCCTTCCGGCGAGTGGCCGCCCGGTTGCTTCGCGCCTTGACTTGTCGCCCgtgccgccgctgccgctgcagGACTGCTCGCCCGTACATATCCGTGAGGTATTTTCGTCAGACTTCTTCTTACAATTAATTATGTGAGGTATGTCCTCCGGCCACCTCCTCCGGACTCAGCGTCCCCTCGCCGGCACCCACCAGGGTCTCCAGCAGGCCCAGCTCGATGGCGGCTTTGAGCGTCATCGGCAGCACCGACGACAACGCCAGCTGCACCGCGTACATGCAACCCTCCTCGTCGGCCATGTCGCTAGTTCTACGTGCGTGCTGGTGCTGCTgctggtggtggtgttgttgtgaTCTAGACCAGGACTGGGACTGATGATGGCGGTGTGCTTGAAAGGGGTTTATATCGAGCAAGCTTGCAGTGCTACATGGCCATGCCGGTGGCTAGCAGCAGCGTGCCTAACCCATCGGTCACCAGCAAAGTTTAAGGCCGGTCCCAATGCAATGCTCCTAGTCAGCCGTCGCTTAGCCGCCTCCATGTCGCCGTCGCCCTTCACTATTCTTGGCCTCCTTCCGGCGAGTGGCCGCCCGGTTGCTTCGCGCCTTGACTTGTCGCCCGTGCCGTCGCTGCCGCTGCAGGACTGCTCGCCCGCACATATCCGTGAGGTATTTTCGTCAGACTTCTTACAATTAATTATGTGAGGTATGTCCTGCTTGGATAAAGCTAGACGTACGGGCTGCAGCCAACGGAACATACAGGAGGGAAGATTTGTTCTCTTTTAATTGCCGCTAAAATGGACTCACGGACTCACGGCGCACCGGTGATCACCGGAGATAAGGAGAGAGGGCGGGAGGATGGACACACAGATTTTGGTGGCGCACAAATTCCTTGCCGCACCGACGGCTTTTCTGTTTTTTCACACCAGCATGAACTCGATCCACCGGCTACAATACACAGGAGGGAGGGCGACTTATACTCGCGCGCACTGACGCGCCACACCGCGCTCCCAACGCACCCCCAC contains:
- the LOC109760677 gene encoding tryptamine benzoyltransferase 1 → MLRPVYRVPHPLAGDKVQLTIFDRAAIDTYVPMVLAYLAPAPSNEALKEGLLRAIALYPHLLGRFAVDGHGRRFLHLNNEGVLVIEADVPADLADVLATGGMTTDVAGFYPTVPEESVGAALLQVKLSRYRCGGLLLGVICHHHIADGMAASTFYAAWATAVREGKGFSVPSPFLDRAATAVPRSTPKPVFDHRSIEFRGSSISQSHALVPMDKIKNIAVHFPVEFIAELKSRVDAPCSTFQCLLAHVWKKITSARGLNPQEFTQVRVGVNCRGRASPPVPMDFFGNMVLWAFPRLQVRDVLGLSYGCVVGAIRDAVARIDDEYIQSYVDFGGVADANGEQLAATSSFGAMLCPDIEAESWLGFRFHQLDFGTGQPSAFLPPGLPVEGLMVFVPSRSAKGSVDLFMAIAEDHVTAFNKICYSLDLLPSRM